The sequence below is a genomic window from Halalkalicoccus jeotgali B3.
TGACTGGAACAGACGATAATACGTCCACAGACGGTCTATATAATGAGCAAGACGATGAACATAACGAGTGCACTACCGCCGAGCGCTTGAACAGCTCTCAGGTAGCGGTCACGGGACCGGTACAACTGTCCGCTGATCAGTCCACCTGAGAGAAGAAGAACCCCGAGACAAACAGCAGTTACTACTAAGACCCAGAGCATGATCCTGAGATCGAAGAAGTTGGTTCCTTGCAGCCAGTGGATGTGTAGCGTAAAGAGTGCCCAAATGCTAGCAAGAAACCCCGCTAATACGTCCCAGGGTGATCGTGGTTGAAGCCATTCCATTGTATGAACTTACGGTATTTTGATATAAAGATGTATTGCCTACTTTCAGAGAGAATTGGACGGGGATTGTGGAGTCCATCGAGCACAAGCTTGATCAGCGACGCGACCAGCGTCGGTAAACTATGACGTGTAGATATGAGCGAAATGGTGGGTCATCAGTGGACTGACAGAGAGTGGCGACTGATTACTCTACTGCAATCCGAGTGGAATCTCAATCACCTAAATCCAGTCCGGAACCTGATTATTGACACTTCCAAGTGTGTCGCTGCAATATCCTTGTTCAATATTCTCAGTCTCATGGCCTATCTTGCAAATTGAAACGAGAATCAGCAAAAATGACTGCTCTATTGGAGTACTGATACGTAGATAGTCTGTACCTAACGAATCAGTAGTGACGTTGAAGAAGAGAAGAGAAGTTAGTCGCTAATGTTCACGCCGGACTGGATCTCATATTCGAGTTCGACCTGCGACATGGACAGCAAGGCCGCGAGTTCCGGTGTCATATCGGGGTGATCCATCGCCCGATCGAGATTCTTCATCATCTCCTCGGTAAACTGTGCGCTCGCATCGATCGCGCCCGACCGCGTAGATTCGTTCAGAAGATCGCCTACGCGGTCGTATAAGTCTGTACGCCACTCGTATTTGTCGGATGTGTTGATTCTCATGGATCTGTCTTTACCTAATGCTTATACGCAATAGGAAATAAAGACATCAATATGCTATTGAGCAATAGGGATTATGTAGGTGGGGCAGGTATCGTCTGATATGGAGCGAAAGCGCGACGATTCGGGGAAATTCGTCCCACAAGTTACCGATGAACGGGTCTTGGACGCACTCGGAGAGGGAACCTTATCGGCTCAGCAGGTAGCCGATAAACTCGGATGCTCGCGACAGGCGGCCGACCGACGGCTACGGAATCTCCTCGAGGACGGGACAGTCGAGAAACACACCTTCGGACCCAGAAGCGTCGCGTGGTCGCTCACCGACGAGCTTCAGGATGTCGTCTGTGAGGGCGAAAGCGATGACGAATAGCGGTGATGGCACTCTCCCGACAGCGAAAGATATCGTAACTGTCCACGATGAGATTGATGAGGAATATGATTTGAAGTACAAGGGTGCCCGCGTTGCATCACCGAGACTTGAACTCCGTCCACATACCCGCAAGGCGGCCGAATATGACGATGTGTACATACGAGCCGCCTTTTTGCTTCGGAAGGTGGTGACGGCCCATGTATTCGAAGATGGAAATAAGCGCACTGCATGGAACGTGGCAACATCGTATTTAGAGCAGGCCGGCGCGCAACGAGCTGATACAGACGTGGCGGAAGCTCGTGTCGTGCGTAGTATCCGGAAATATGAGGTGGAGGAAATCGCCAAGTGGTTGGAAACCGGCGCGATCGACAAATCACGATTGAACCCACCCCGGACGGATAATGAATAAGTAGGTGTGAACACTATGGAAGACAACATGAGCAAGACGCACAACCAGGAATCAAACGACAGCGAGAACGAATCATTCGTCGAGACAGCCCGTCGGATGCGGGATGAGGAACGTGATGTTCTCGACGCGCTTGAGGATTAGCTCCGTTTTTTGAGGTTGCGCCTACGGCCCGCGGAATGAGAAGCGCCTGATTCTCGAGCAGCGGGAGGAAAACACGGAACTCATGAACCACGCTCAGACGGAACACGCCTATCGTGAGGCAAGTTTTTACTGCTCCTTGGATGGCATACCTGTCAACCACCATTTAGCGCGTGTCATAATTCCTGCTTGAGCACGTTGCTTCTGAAGTGATTGCTCGTCTTCTACGACTTTGACTAGTTCATTGGATGCATCTATCTTCTCAGTGGTTGCAATCAGTTTAGATTGAAGCTCATCGATTCGTGCTTCAGCATGATTCAACTCTGATTCAAGCTGCTCCGTCTGTGATTCACACTGAATCGCTCGATCAAAAATACGTCTAATAGCCTCTGCATCACTAATATCGCTATCTGCCTTTGATTGTACTTCATTAATATACTCGATATGTTCTGCTCGGACTTGTGGAGTGATTCGCTTCATGATGCAGTATGAATCGTTAATGGATCATAGAGGTACGTCAGCCAACCGTCAGACATTCATTCGCTATCTGTCACTGACCTTTATAAGCAAGGTGTGTGAGGTCATACGCAAAGCTACGGAACACGAAAAAGGCCGGAAGGGGCCAGACCTAATACATCTCCCCTTTCTGGCTGGCATGGCATAACTGTTTGCCTGTCTCGTTAGCCCGTGGCTCATCAGATGGCCATGACAGCAATTCCCAATGCTGCAGAGAGACACGCGGTCGGTGCGACCTTCTTCAGCATGGATGCTGCACCGGAGGCGCAGCTGATAGAAGACGAGATTACGTTAGATACGCGAGGCTGTGCAGGTAGTTCGATCGAACGGCGCTGGGAGCCCCCTCTTGAGACGGGGTCCAGGCTCCCATCAGCGCCGAAACACGCACAATCGAAGGCTGGCACCTTCGATGCGAGGCCTTGGGCCTCTACCTGGGTATTGGACGTCCGGGTTCATGGGTCTTTCTCGTCGCGGTGCGGTGCCCGGCCCGTCCGGCCGTGATCGGACGACCGGAACGATGACGACTGACAGCATCACCAAACCAGACCACGACTCGGAGTTCGTACGCGCAACTGCCCTCTCGCGATTTGACCCGCGACAGAGCACGCTCACGGAGGCGATCTAATGGCTCAATGCGAGGGCGGCGGCCACGTCACAGCCCTATTCGTCCGAGTGTTCGGGGTATCGGGCGCGATCGCTGGCTGTTTCGAGTGTTCTGACCGCCAGACGGTTCGGAGTGGGTTCGATGAGTGAGTCACGTTTCCTGCTTGAGACGGCTGTGGACGAATTTGGTGGGAACCTGATTTACACCGGAAACGACCTCCTCCCGCACTTCGCACTCGACAAGGCGGTTAAGGACGCCGACGGATCGGCCCGCGCCCGGTTCGACAGGGGCGACGAAACGTGGGTAGCCACACTCTCCTATCAGGAATCGGGGCTTGCACCGCGCGATCACCCGGACTATCGCCTCCAGACGGTTCGCGAGCACCGGATTACCGTCAAACCAGTAGAGGACCAGGCCGGGAAACGTCGGGCGCGCTTCCATGTCGCGCCACGCTGGCCGGATATGCGAACGACAGACGGAGATTCAATCTCGACACCCGATATTGTAGGCGTGAACGTTCGCGCTCAGGGTGCCAAACTCGACTTTGGGGAGTATCCTGAACTCCTCCGAGGGGGGGCCGAAGCCCTAGACATCAATCCGGCGTACTTCACGGGCGAGCACTCCTACTCAAATATCTACGAGGCCGAAACGTACGTTCGGGTCAATCGGTCCAAGTCGGGCCGTGTGTTCGGGCGCGGGTCCGTCATGGAACGAATCTTTGAGTTGGCCGCCGAATCGGGCAAATACCGAAAACTCGTCGAGGACGATACGGGCGGAGACGGGTTCATGCACATGGCGGCGTTCCGGCCTGAGACGGCAGGTGCGCTCATCTCGGGCCACGAATACGGTAAGCGGATCAAACACTACCTGCTCAAGAATCCGCCTGAGGACCCGTCAGACCCGTTGTATCACCCAAAGGTGTGTATGCTGTTCAAGAAGTCGCTCAATACGTCTACGGTCCCGTGGTCGGACAAGGCGGGGCTTCGACGGGAGTTAGACGAGCAGCTGCTAAATCTCTTGAGTTGGGCTGGCCTGCCGACCCGTCCGAACGAATCGAGCGACACCTACGTTCCCGATGGATACTTTGAGGACACGGACACGATTCGGCCGACGATCTCCCTGATAGACGACCCGACACCGGACATCAAGCGAGAGCAAGGGACGGCCGTAATCAAGGCGCTTGCTGGCCTTGGGACAGGAAACCCGGACCTCAACAACTCGGACGCCGAAGCCTTGCAGGTCATGGCCGACGGGGGACAGGTCCAAGACGTCACCTCACTGGCCGAGGCGATCGGCCGTTCGCGCCGGACGGTCTACCGGATCGTCGACCGTCTCTCGGACCTCTTAACGCTCGAGAACGGGGCCGTCGCCTTCGGGTCGGACTATCTGGCCTCGCAGGCCCGCCACGGGCTCAGACACGCCCGTGAGGCCTTCGAGAACGACGGCAAGGGTTCGGGCGAATCGAGCGCATGGTCGGCGTGGTGCGCCGAATACGGGCCTGAGGTTTCTGACCGGTTTCCTGACGCCGACATTACCCGGGTCAAACTCGAGTTTGGTGAGATACCCGACGAGGCCGACATGGAGGAGATGCTGAAAGAAGGGCTAACGGCGTGGATCCGTTCAGGCCGTGATAAAGTCGAGTACGTAGCAGGCCGTGCCTTCTGGCGTCAGAACGGAGAGGGGCTATCCACATCGGACACGCCCGGCAGTCGGGCCGGTGGTATGCCAGATACTGTCCCGTCCCGGTCAACGACGACCGGATCAGATCTCAAATCCGTCAGATAGCGCGGCGTTCCTGAGTGGCAACACTATCCACCGTCCCGTTTTCGGCTTGATTTTCGTCGTCTGAGGCTCCGTTTCGGGTGGAATTTTTCGCGCGTTTCTGCGAAGGTGGCGGTGGTATTTTGATTGAGTGCCCTTAGGCACGCCTCCTAAGAGAATATTGACACCCCCTGTCGAAACCGGACTAACCCCACACTGTGAGGCGGTGCGGTTCATCCTGCTGCGGTGGGGGGGAAGCGGGGCTGGTATCTTATCTCGCACTTCTCCAAACGGAGTAGAAGCATTTCCGATTAGCCGTCATGCGTCTGAGGGCCATCCGCCGATTACCGTTCTTTCTCTGAAGGAGACAGCTTTATGGCGCACGTGGACGTACATGTATGTGTATGGCTACAAAGACACTCACGATCACCGAGGACGCCTATGAGCGCCTGAAAGCGCACAAGCGCGGTGACGAGAGCTTCAGCGATGTAGTAAACCGGCTCTCGAAGTCACGAGACAACCCGAAAAAGGCGCGAGGGCTTTGGGATGACATCGACGCAGGGCAGGACCACAAAGAGAAACACCAGCAACTTGGCGAGGAGATTGACGACCACTACGATGAGATGTTTGGACAATAGCGTCCTAAGCGACTATCTTCGCTCGGACAACCCCCGCCACGAACAGGCGGCCACAGTAATCGAGTCCTATGATGGAGCGTGGTATCTCCCGATGCCAGTGTTGTGGGAGGCTCTGCGATACGGAGCACAGGCCTCCCGAAAACCCGGTGTTACCAAAACTGAGGCAGCGCTAAATTGGGCCGATCCCCTTCCGGTAACGGCAGGTGCGGTCACTGAGGCAGCCATGATCGAGGCTGAACTCCTCGACCAGGGCACGCCGATCAATGCAGTGGACATGCTAATAGCAGGGATTGTCCGTGAAGCAGGCGCGACGATCGTTACCCGCGATAGTGACTTCAACCGTATTGAGGGCCTCCAAGTCACCAATATTGACGAGTAGGCTCTATCGCTGGCTACTCGTCGCCGTCGTCGCTCTCCTCGCTCTCGTCGTCCTCCGATCCAACGGTGATTTTGTGTAGTACTCGTTTTCGTACACCTCGACACAGTTCCGTTGTCTGGCGTCTCGATCGTTCCCGAGTACGCCGAGTTCTTTCAGTCGGCGAGTGACTGTTTACCTTATCCTGCCAGCCCCGACGGCCCCAAAGGGGCCGTGAGGCTCCCGCGGTGGAGGAGGGGAGAAACAAACTAATAGGCAAGTTCAAGTGCTCACCATAAGCAATAGCTCTCAATGTCCGCAAGCGACGACTACGAATACAAGATGATCCAGCCGTCGACTGGTCTATTAGGAATTAAGACAGAAAACACGGAAAAGAAAGTCAACAGACTTGCTAAAGACGGCTGGGAACTTGACGAGGTAATCGAGAACTGGTTTTGGGGAGATAATCTCATCTTCAAACGCCCTCGGTCAAGTGGGAACGCAAACGTAGACTAGCCGTTCGAACCACATGGTGATAAAACCGATTTTGGATATGGGCCAGCAATCGGCTATTGCTACGCTGTTGCTATTTGGGTTCGGTGTCGTATTTCT
It includes:
- a CDS encoding DUF7692 domain-containing protein, coding for MRINTSDKYEWRTDLYDRVGDLLNESTRSGAIDASAQFTEEMMKNLDRAMDHPDMTPELAALLSMSQVELEYEIQSGVNISD
- a CDS encoding winged helix-turn-helix domain-containing protein, whose product is MERKRDDSGKFVPQVTDERVLDALGEGTLSAQQVADKLGCSRQAADRRLRNLLEDGTVEKHTFGPRSVAWSLTDELQDVVCEGESDDE
- a CDS encoding Fic family protein → MTNSGDGTLPTAKDIVTVHDEIDEEYDLKYKGARVASPRLELRPHTRKAAEYDDVYIRAAFLLRKVVTAHVFEDGNKRTAWNVATSYLEQAGAQRADTDVAEARVVRSIRKYEVEEIAKWLETGAIDKSRLNPPRTDNE
- a CDS encoding DUF7563 family protein — encoded protein: MAQCEGGGHVTALFVRVFGVSGAIAGCFECSDRQTVRSGFDE
- a CDS encoding DUF7845 domain-containing protein; its protein translation is MSESRFLLETAVDEFGGNLIYTGNDLLPHFALDKAVKDADGSARARFDRGDETWVATLSYQESGLAPRDHPDYRLQTVREHRITVKPVEDQAGKRRARFHVAPRWPDMRTTDGDSISTPDIVGVNVRAQGAKLDFGEYPELLRGGAEALDINPAYFTGEHSYSNIYEAETYVRVNRSKSGRVFGRGSVMERIFELAAESGKYRKLVEDDTGGDGFMHMAAFRPETAGALISGHEYGKRIKHYLLKNPPEDPSDPLYHPKVCMLFKKSLNTSTVPWSDKAGLRRELDEQLLNLLSWAGLPTRPNESSDTYVPDGYFEDTDTIRPTISLIDDPTPDIKREQGTAVIKALAGLGTGNPDLNNSDAEALQVMADGGQVQDVTSLAEAIGRSRRTVYRIVDRLSDLLTLENGAVAFGSDYLASQARHGLRHAREAFENDGKGSGESSAWSAWCAEYGPEVSDRFPDADITRVKLEFGEIPDEADMEEMLKEGLTAWIRSGRDKVEYVAGRAFWRQNGEGLSTSDTPGSRAGGMPDTVPSRSTTTGSDLKSVR
- a CDS encoding antitoxin VapB family protein, coding for MATKTLTITEDAYERLKAHKRGDESFSDVVNRLSKSRDNPKKARGLWDDIDAGQDHKEKHQQLGEEIDDHYDEMFGQ
- a CDS encoding PIN domain-containing protein produces the protein MDNSVLSDYLRSDNPRHEQAATVIESYDGAWYLPMPVLWEALRYGAQASRKPGVTKTEAALNWADPLPVTAGAVTEAAMIEAELLDQGTPINAVDMLIAGIVREAGATIVTRDSDFNRIEGLQVTNIDE
- a CDS encoding DUF4177 domain-containing protein; translation: MSASDDYEYKMIQPSTGLLGIKTENTEKKVNRLAKDGWELDEVIENWFWGDNLIFKRPRSSGNANVD